Proteins encoded together in one Gadus chalcogrammus isolate NIFS_2021 chromosome 18, NIFS_Gcha_1.0, whole genome shotgun sequence window:
- the zdhhc4 gene encoding palmitoyltransferase ZDHHC4 → MDFLTLFAVYVVVILTCIALVCKYSGQQQTPFGVIFNCISRVTAPFVPVWLQRLSQRSLHGLFHQRNRTFIYLHLLLELLAYGEFSYEVFGFCRDMDTTLTSLSVPYILLAVKTYLFYLCITTDPGTVTQAKMSGQLSIYPYDRRMFHPGVPCPTCQLVKPARSKHCRVCDRCVQRFDHHCIWVNNCLGARNTRYFILYLMSVCAMAGSMALLTGDMLLHAVLRSGLLRSSYMDGQGQRQQAGPLFVFQHLFLTFPRIVFMLGFLVFVCLLLAGYALFHCYLALVNQTSNEWYKGRGTVCQHCHPNNPATSADSHCGPAPDRSRRHFYSRGMWRNLGEIFFPLCPVHKKDN, encoded by the exons ATGGATTTCCTCACCCTCTTCGCCGTCTATGTTGTGGTGATCCTGACGTGTATCGCCCTGGTTTGCAAGTACTCGGGCCAGCAACAAACGCCTTTTGGTGTAATATTCAACTGTATTTCAAGG GTAACCGCACCATTTGTACCAGTATGGCTTCAAAGGTTGTCGCAGAGAAGTTTGCATGGTCTCTTCCATCAAAG GAACCGCACCTTCATCTACCTCCATCTGCTGTTGGAGCTGTTGGCCTACGGAGAGTTTAGCTATGAGGTGTTTGGCTTCTGCAGGGATATGGACACCACTCTCACTAGCCTGTCAGTGCCTTACATCCTGCTGGCTGTGAAGACCTACTTGTTCTACCTTTGCATCACCACTGATCCAG GCACAGTCACGCAGGCCAAGATGTCTGGCCAGCTCTCCATCTACCCTTATGACCGAAGGATGTTCCACCCTGGGGTGCCTTGTCCAACCTGCCAACTGGTCAAACCGGCTCGCTCCAAACACTGCA GAGTGTGCGACAGGTGCGTCCAGCGCTTCGACCACCACTGCATCTGGGTGAACAACTGCTTGGGGGCCCGCAACACGCGCTACTTCATCCTCTACCTGATGAGCGTGTGCGCCATGGCGGGGAGCATGGCGCTGCTGACAGGTGACATGCTTCTCCACGCCGTGCTCCGCTCGGGGCTCCTGAGGTCGTCCTACATGGACGGGCAGGGCCAGCGGCAGCAGGCGGGGCCCCTGTTTGTCTTCCAG CATCTATTCCTCACCTTCCCCCGAATCGTCTTCATGCTGGGCTtcctggtgtttgtgtgtctcctgCTGGCCGGCTACGCCCTGTTCCACTGCTACCTGGCCCTGGTCAACCAGACCTCCAACGAGTGGTACAAGGGCAGAGGCACGGTGTGCCAACACTGCCACCCCAACAATCCGGCCACCTCAGCAGACAGCCactgtggccccgcccccgaccGTTCTAGAAGACACTTTTACAGTCGAGGCATGTGGAGGAATCTAGGGGAgatcttcttccctctctgtcctgTGCATAAGAAAGACAATTGA
- the pgp gene encoding glycerol-3-phosphate phosphatase translates to MAGSKCTRLNGALIKQVLDSVDSVLFDCDGVIWRGDSAVPGAAEVINLLKKHGKNVYFVTNNSSKTRKLYAQKMGRMGFNVKEEDVFGTAYCTAMYLKTVANFKGKVYLIGSNALKQELEDVGIQQTGVGPDHISGAQSDWANVPLDPEVKAVVVGFDEHFSYMKVNRAMQYLNDPSCLFVATNTDTRLPLEGGKAVPGTGSLVTAVEMAAQRQAQKVGKPNGFMVDCVASQCGLDRSRCMMVGDRLDTDIMLGTNCGLKTVLTLTGVNTLADAQAHQGSGCPERQKMVPDYYVESIADLLPFLQG, encoded by the exons ATGGCTGGTTCAAAATGCACGCGGCTGAACGGCGCCCTGATCAAGCAGGTCCTGGACAGCGTAGACAGCGTCCTGTTCGACTGCGACGGGGTCATCTGGCGAGGGGACAGCGCTGTGCCCGGTGCAGCGGAGGTGATCAATCTCCTCAAGAAACACGGCAAGAACGTGTATTTTGTCACCAATAACAGCAGCAAGACCAGAAAGCTGTACGCGCAGAAAATGGGACGCATGGGATTTAACGTGAAAGAGGAGGACGTTTTCGGCACCGCGTACTGCACGGCTATGTATCTCAAGACGGTCGCTAATTTTAAGGGCAAAGTGTATCTTATCGGAAGCAATGCGTTGAAGCAAGAGCTGGAAGATGTGGGCATACAACAAACTGGTGTGGGACCTGATCATATATCTGGCGCGCAGAGCGATTGGGCCAATGTACCCCTGGACCCGGAGGTCAAGGCGGTTGTGGTGGGCTTTGACGAGCACTTCAGTTACATGAAGGTTAACAGGGCCATGCAGTACCTCAACGATCCCAGTTGTCTATTCGTCGCGACCAACACAGACACCAGACTACCGCTGGAAGGAGGCAAGGCTGTCCCAG GTACGGGCTCCCTGGTGACCGCGGTGGAGATGGCGGCCCAGCGGCAGGCGCAGAAGGTGGGCAAGCCCAACGGCTTCATGGTGGACTGCGTGGCGTCGCAGTGCGGCCTGGACCGCAGCCGCTGCATGATGGTGGGCGACCGCCTGGACACTGACATCATGCTCGGCACCAACTGTGGCCTGAAGACGGTGCTCACCCTGACGGGGGTGAACACGCTGGCGGACGCCCAGGCCCACCAGGGCAGCGGGTGTCCCGAGAGGCAGAAGATGGTCCCCGACTACTACGTGGAGAGCATCGCCGATCTCCTGCCCTTTCTCCAGGGGTAG
- the bricd5 gene encoding BRICHOS domain-containing protein 5: MVGCGRPSEHSVEEVRCTEGVPAVKPWFPHKAFWVSVVVCLLVVLIALALTGNLGNSGMLEDPAQSIHIVRITGPDPTGTVINQSTVVDKENDLVTFSVTSPSNLSSTVLFDVKHGLVCYKPANQESCFLREMDQSDYQRVGSVLPESTHQMSQFQLSGSEIHRQTEFLGVLGGHGVNVSTLEEPFQALCRDSPVHWTRRAEGPGRQRLVYFCIDICFPSNICVSVCFYYLPE, from the exons ATGGTGGGCTGTGGGAGACCCTCAGAGCACAGCGTAGAGGAAGTACGATGCACG GAGGGAGTTCCTGCGGTGAAACCCTGGTTCCCCCACAAGGCCTTCTGGGTGAGCGTGGTGGTCTGTCTGCTCGTGGTCTTGATCGCTCTGGCGTTGACAGGCAACCTGGGTAACTCCGGGATGCTGGAAGACCCTGCCCAG TCTATACACATTGTCCGAATCACCGGTCCCGATCCAACTGGCACTGTGATCAACCAATCAACAGTAGTGGACAAGGAGAATGACCTGGTGACCTTTTCAGTGACCTCACCGTCAAACCTCTCCTCCACTGTGCTCTTTGATGTCAAACAT GGGCTGGTTTGTTACAAACCGGCCAACCAGGAGAGCTGCTTCCTGCGTGAAATGGACCAATCGGATTACCAACGTGTTGGCTCCGTCCTGCCCGAGTCAACGCACCAG ATGAGCCAGTTCCAGCTGTCTGGGAGTGAGATCCACAGACAGACTGAGTTCCTGGGGGTGCTGGGGGGCCACGGGGTCAACGTGTCCACCCTGGAGGAGCCCTTCCAGGCCCTGTGTCGGGACAGCCCGGTCCACTGGACCAGGAGGGCAGAGG GCCCGGGGCGACAGAGACTCGTCTACTTCTGCATCGACATCTGCTTCCCCAGCAACATCTGCGTGTCCGTGTGCTTCTACTACCTTCCTGAGTGA
- the mlst8 gene encoding target of rapamycin complex subunit lst8, translated as MNVNQGGTVGSDPVILATAGYDHTVRFWQAHSGICTRTVQHQDSQVNSLEVTPDRSMIAAAGYQHIRMYDLNSNNPNPVITYDGVSKNITSVGFHEDGRWMYTGGEDCMARIWDLRSRNLQCQRIFQVNAPINCVCLHPNQAELIVGDQSGVIHIWDLKTDHNEQLIPEPDVAINSVHIDPDASYMAAVNSSGNCYVWNLAGGMGDEVTQLIPKTKIPAHKRYSLRCKFSPDSTLLATCSADQTCKIWRTSNFSLMTELSIKSNNPGETSRGWMWDCAFSGDSQYIVTASSDNLARLWCVETGEIKREYSGHQKAVVCLAFNDSVLG; from the exons ATGAATGTAAACCAGGGGGGGACCGTGGGGAGTGATCCAGTGATACTGGCCACGGCTGGATACGACCATACAGTACGTTTTTGGCAGGCCCACAGCGGGATCTGCACCAGGACGGTCCAGCATCAAGACTCG CAGGTAAACTCACTTGAGGTGACACCAGATAGGAGTATGATTGCAGCTGCAG GCTACCAACACATCCGCATGTATGACCTGAACTCCAACAACCCAAACCCAGTGATCACATACGATGGCGTCAGCAAAAACATCACATCAGTGGGCTTCCATGAGGATGGGCGCTGGATGTACACCGGAGGGGAGGACTGCATGGCTCGGATCTGGGACCTACG GTCCAGGAACCTGCAGTGTCAAAGGATCTTCCAGGTCAATGCACCCATCAACTGTGTGTGCCTGCACCCTAACCAG GCAGAGCTGATCGTAGGCGACCAGAGCGGCGTGATCCACATCTGGGATCTGAAGACGGACCACAACGAGCAGTTGATCCCCGAGCCCGACGTCGCCATCAACTCTGTCCACATCGACCCGGACGCTAGCTACATGGCAGCGGTCAACAGCTCG GGGAACTGCTACGTATGGAACCTTGCGGGGGGCATGGGAGACGAGGTCACTCAGCTCATCCCCAAGACCAAGATCCCGGCCCACAAGCGCTACTCGCTGCGCTGCAAGTTCAGCCCTGACTCCAC CCTGTTGGCCACCTGCTCAGCAGACCAGACCTGCAAGATCTGGAGAACGTCCAACTTCTCCCTGATGACTGAGCTGAGCATCAAGAGCAACAACCCAGGGGAGACCTCTAGGGGCTGGATGTGGGACTGCGCCTTCTCTGGCGACTCCCAGTACATCGTCACAG CCTCGTCAGACAACCTGGCGCGCCTGTGGTGCGTGGAGACCGGGGAGATCAAGCGGGAATACAGTGGGCACCAGAAGGCCGTGGTCTGCCTGGCCTTCAACGACAGCGTGCTGggctga
- the meiob gene encoding meiosis-specific with OB domain-containing protein yields the protein MSAQNNIAICELHPNISHPRVVGVVIGKTDVRSFPDRKNIGFDRFTFSFTVKDSPDYFINVSAWGNDGFINVLSGSFNIGECVVVENPLVSSKDPEKDEKYCPTTPSLYRLLVSEAHSRVLLCADMDTADKLLPLLHLPVKDPRDFYSLGDIVANGQSLDGSVLNILAAVRSIAEPKQFTTSDGRRGQRLEVKLFDDSVTSFSLVCWDREAIQLIQTLVPKETVLFIADAKISFDSFRNCMAATVNSKTIVTVNPDTKEAGLLFSRAKEMSSSGLLVDDDRPDDMPVDSITDVYTVNHLKLRAQESPEVFFGLTYSFISKLDLDSSISRVIKTKCARCKYQVNEELQSCTNPSCPGRDQPLSLTTGFDLTVDVTDHTGTLQACSLRSPVAEKTLGCTIEEFTGLTDEQRTAFKWKFLLERCKIHMKVLPSTKVRSGVRGMILACSLADPGEVKQHMSALLQ from the exons ATGTCTGCTCAGAATAATATCGCCATCTGTGAATTGCACCCCAACATCTCCCACCCG AGGGTAGTTGGTGTAGTCATCGGCAAAACGGATGTCCGGAGCTTCCCCGACAGAAAaa atatcggCTTTGATAGATTCACCTTCAGTTTTACGGTGAAGGACTCCCCGGATTACTTCATCAACGTGTCGGCCTGGGGTAACGATGGATTCATCAATGTCCTCTCTGGCAGCTTTAACATTGGAGAATGTG TGGTTGTTGAAAATCCTTTAGTGTCCAGCAAAGATCCAGAGAAAGATGAAAAATATTGCCCCACAACACCAAG cctctACAGGCTGCTGGTGTCAGAGGCCCACTCTCGGGTGCTGCTGTGTGCAGACATGGACACAGCCGATaagctcctccctctgctccacctGCCTGTGAAGGACCCCCGAGACTTCTACTCCCTCGGGGACATAGTGGCCAATGGGCAGAGTCTGGACGGCAGCGTCCTGAATATACTGGCTGCAGTGAGATCG ATTGCAGAGCCGAAGCAGTTCACCACATCAGACGGCCGTAGAGGCCAGAGGCTGGAGGTGAAGCTCTTTGATGACTCCGTGACTTCCTTCTCCTTAGTCTG ctgggacAGAGAGGCCATTCAACTCATACAAACTCTGGTACCAAAGGAGACGG TTCTCTTCATCGCAGATGCCAAGATTAGTTTTGACAGTTTCCGAAACTGTATGGCGGCAACAGTTAACTCCAAAACTATTGTTACTGTCAACCCTG ACACCAAGGAAGCTGGCCTGCTGTTCAGCCGTGCCAAGGAGATGTCTAGCTCAGGGCTGCTGGTGGACGACGACAGGCCAGACGACATGCCCG TGGACTCCATCACGGACGTGTACACGGTGAACCATCTGAAGCTGAGGGCCCAGGAGAGCCCGGAGGTCTTCTTCGGCCTCACCTACAGCTTCATCTCCAAGCTGGACTTGGACTCCTCCATCTCCAGAGTCATCAAAACCAAGTG cGCTAGGTGCAAGTACCAGGTGAACGAGGAGCTGCAGAGCTGCACCAACCCCTCGTGTCCGGGCAGGGACCAGCCCCTGTCCCTGACCACAGGGTTCGACCTGACGGTGGATGTCACAGACCACACCGGCACCCTGCAGGCCTGCTCCCTAAGGAGCCCTGTGGCTGAGAAGACGCTGGGCTGCACT ATCGAGGAGTTCACAGGTCTCACTGATGAACAGCGTACTGCGTTCAAATGGAAGTTTCTTCTGGAGAGATGCAAAATACACATGAAG GTTCTCCCGTCCACCAAGGTGAGGTCAGGTGTCAGAGGGATGATCCTTGCGTGCTCATTGGCTGATCCAGGGGAAGTGAAGCAGCATATGTCCGCCCTGCTGCAGTGA